From the genome of Gopherus evgoodei ecotype Sinaloan lineage chromosome 5, rGopEvg1_v1.p, whole genome shotgun sequence, one region includes:
- the LZTS3 gene encoding leucine zipper putative tumor suppressor 3 — MAKLETLSVLSDPRYQNQDTFHSFASRPSESASQNTMGSVGSGVANEQEFAMKSVGTRTQSSSRQADGSRNGYSTREISNRYSGEEKTYKSEISNSLYINGDMRKSEKMKTDICGNVAANNEKNLPPPPQYREPSNPPKILPVSGKLDQSNEPLVRPSAFKPVVPKNFHSMQNLCPPQNNGITENRKSLNHTNSNSPSAGKSGLEKTSLNRSTNQVGGLSDSGRNSLTSLPTYGTGYSQHVGPMSASTSHINRIGTTYVDKNIVGYNGISTSDSGRSSSKSTSSFNRLNHLNETMPFHSPSTDDVIQDLEDRLWEKEQEVLQMRRNLDKSEAAIFQVFEEKQKVWEREMEDLRQNYANKLQQVSKKAQRAQQALQLQIFKLQQEKKKLQDDVGQLLQQREELEKKIVAFKKEQAEFLPKIEETKWEVCQKAGEISLLKQQLKDSQADVSQKLNEIVGLRTQLKEGKNFLREKEEQITTLKDSCSSKTVSLEICENELQRKMSEVQMLREKLNHCELEVSGLKQTLASMGHHGHFNSELTEKLRDPLACESDEAKMKRQNEDNVIALKKEVERLQTELKLERQQREQQVMDFEEEQRTWQEEKEKVIKYQKQLQLNYVEMYQKNQLLEQKVNEMTTKATSPPYTEEKKPWTPSRLERIESTEI, encoded by the exons ATGGCCAAGTTAGAGACCCTGTCTGTTCTTAGTGACCCAAGATACCAGAACCAGGACACTTTCCACTCGTTTGcctccaggccctctgaatcTGCCTCCCAAAACACTATGGGAAGCGTGGGCAGCGGAGTCGCCAATGAGCAAGAGTTTGCAATGAAGAGCGTGGGAACTAGgactcagagcagcagcaggcaggctgatGGCTCGCGGAATGGCTATTCCACGCGGGAGATCTCTAACCGTTACTCTGGGGAGGAGAAAACCTACAAGTCAGAGATCTCCAACTCCCTCTACATCAATGGGGACATGCGCAAGAGTGAGAAGATGAAGACAGACATTTGTGGGAACGTTGCGGCCAACAACGAGAAAAACCTGCCACCTCCTCCCCAGTACAGAGAACCCAGTAACCCACCAAAGATATTGCCAGTCTCTGGCAAATTGGACCAG agcAATGAGCCCTTAGTTAGACCTTCAGCCTTTAAACCAGTAGTTCCTAAAAACTTCCATTCCATGCAGAATCTCTGCCCGCCACAGAACAATGGAATAACAGAGAACAGAAAGAGCTTGAATCACACCAACAGCAATAGCCCGTCTGCAGGCAAAAGCGGACTGGAGAAGACCAGCCTTAATAGGAGTACAAACCAAGTGGGAGGTCTTTCCGATTCTGGCCGTAACTCTTTGACGAGCTTGCCCACTTACGGGACGGGCTACAGTCAGCACGTTGGCCCAATGAGTGCTTCAACTAGTCACATAAACCGCATTGGCACAACCTACGTAGATAAGAACATAGTGGGATACAATGGAATATCTACCTCAGACAGTGGACGGTCTTCAAGCAAGAGTACTTCTTCTTTCAATAGGCTCAACCATCTGAATGAAACAATGCCTTTCCATTCCCCCTCGACAGATGACGTTATCCAGGACCTGGAGGACAGGCTgtgggagaaggagcaggaggtCCTGCAGATGAGAAGAAACCTGGACAAAAGTGAGGCtgccatcttccaagtgtttgagGAGAAGCAAAAGGTCTGGGAACGTGAAATGGAGGACCTCAGGCAAAATTATGCAAATAAACTACAGCAGGTCTCCAAGAAGGCCCAGAGGGCTCAACAGGCCTTGCAGCTCCAGATCTTCAAGCtccagcaagagaaaaaaaagctCCAGGATGATGTGGGGCAACTTCTCCAGCAGCGAGAAGAGCTGGAGAAAAAAATTGTGGCTTTCAAGAAAGAACAGGCTGAGTTTCTTCCCAAGATTGAAGAAACCAAGTGGGAG GTGTGCCAGAAAGCTGGTGAGATCTCACTCCTCAAGCAACAACTGAAGGATTCGCAAGCTGATGTCTCTCAGAAACTGAATGAGATAGTGGGGCTGCGGACTCAGCTCAAAGAAGGTAAGAACTTCCtgagagagaaggaagagcagATCACCACCCTGAAAGACTCCTGCAGCTCCAAGACTGTCAGCCTGGAGATCTGCGAGAATGAGCTGCAAAGAAAGATGAGTGAGGTGCAGATGCTAAGGGAAAAACTCAACCACTGTGAGCTGGAGGTCTCTGGCCTGAAGCagacactggccagcatggggcacCATGGCCATTTCAATTCAGAGCTCACTGAGAAACTAAGGGACCCGTTGGCATGTGAGAGCGATGAGGCTAAGATGAAGCGCCAAAATGAGGACAATGTCATTGCCCTGAAGAAGGAGGTTGAGCGGCTCCAGACGGAGCTGAAGCTGGAGCGCCAGCAGCGGGAGCAGCAGGTGATGGACTTTGAGGAGGAGCAGCGCACgtggcaggaggagaaggagaaagtgaTCAAATACCAGAAGCAGCTACAGCTGAACTACGTGGAGATGTACCAGAAGAACCAGCTCCTGGAACAAAAGGTGAATGAGATGACCACCAAGGCCACCAGCCCGCCTTACACTGAGGAGAAAAAACCATGGACTCCATCCAGGCTGGAGCGAATAGAGTCCACGGAGATCTAA